The DNA segment GGTTAAAGTTTATGCCCCGGCTTCCAGTGCCAATATGAGCGTTGGATTCGATGTGCTCGGGGCGGCGGTGACACCCGTTGATGGCTCACTGCTGGGCGACGTGGTAACAGTTGAGGCGGCAGACAGTTTCAGCCTGAATAATCTGGGCCGCTTCGCCGACAAGCTACCACCAGAACCGCGTGAAAATATTGTGTACCAGTGCTGGGAGCGTTTTTGTCAGGAACTGGGTAAACCCATTCCGGTGGCAATGACGCTGGAAAAGAACATGCCGATCGGCTCCGGATTAGGTTCCAGCGCCTGCTCGGTGGTGGCGGCACTGGTCGCGATGAATGAGCACTGCGGCAAGCCGCTGAATGACACGCGTCTGCTGGCGATGATGGGCGAACTGGAAGGGCGTATCTCCGGCAGCATTCATTACGATAACGTTGCGCCGTGTTTCCTCGGCGGTATGCAGTTGATGATCGAAGAAAACGGCATTATCAGTCAGCAGGTGCCAGGCTTTGATGAGTGGCTGTGGGTGCTGGCCTATCCAGGCATTAAGGTCTCCACGGCAGAAGCGCGGGCGATCCTGCCTGCGCAATATCGTCGCCAGGATTGCATTGCCCACGGGCGTCACCTGGCCGGGTTTATTCACGCCTGCTATTCCCGTCAGCCTGGGCTTGCGGCGAAACTGATGAAGGATGTGATTGCCGAACCGTATCGCGAACGTCTGTTGCCTGGTTTTGCTCAGGCGCGTCAGGCCGTCGCGGAAATTGGCGCGCTGGCCAGCGGTATTTCCGGTTCAGGGCCGACGCTGTTTGCGCTCTGCGATAAAACGGAGACGGCGCAACGCGTGGCGGACTGGCTGGGCAGTCACTACCTGCAAAATCAGGAAGGCTTTGTTCATATTTGCCGGCTGGACACGGCGGGCGCACGAGTACTGGGATAATTGATGAAACTCTACAATCTTAAAGATCACAACGAGCAGGTTAGTTTTGCACAGGCCGTCACGCAGGGGCTGGGCAAGAATCAGGGGCTGTTTTTCCCGCACGAGCTGCCGGAATTCAACCTGACAGAAGTGGATGAGATGCTGAACCAGGACTTCGTCAGCCGTAGTGCAAAGATCCTTTCCGCGTTCATCGGCGATGAAATCCCACAGGAGATCCTTGAAGAGCGCGTGCGCGCTGCCTTTGCTTTCCCGGCACCGGTTGCTCAGGTGGAAGGTGATGTCGGCTGTCTGGAGCTGTTCCACGGCCCGACGCTGGCGTTTAAAGATTTCGGCGGTCGCTTTATGGCACAGATGTTGACCCACATCAGCGGCGACAAACCGGTGACCATTCTGACGGCAACCTCTGGGGATACCGGCGCGGCCGTGGCGCATGCGTTTTATGGTCTGCCGAACGTGCGTGTAGTGATCCTCTATCCGAATGGCAAAATCAGTCCGTTGCAGGAAAAACTGTTCTGCACGCTGGGCGGTAACATTGAAACCGTCGCCATTGATGGCGATTTTGATGCCTGTCAGGCGCTGGTCAAACAGGCGTTTGATGATGAAGAACTGAAAGTAGCGCTGGGGCTGAACTCAGCGAACTCCATCAACATCAGCCGCCTGCTGGCGCAGATTTGCTACTACTTTGAGGCCGTTGCTCAATTGCCGCAGGAAGCGCGGAATCAACTGGTGGTTTCTGTTCCAAGCGGTAACTTTGGCGACCTGACGGCGGGCCTGCTGGCGAAATCTCTCGGCCTGCCGGTGAAGCGTTTTATCGCTGCCACCAACGTTAACGACACGGTGCCGCGCTTCCTGCAGGACGGGCAGTGGGCGCCAAAAGCGACCCAGGCGACGTTGTCTAATGCGATGGATGTGAGTCAGCCGAACAACTGGCCGCGCGTTGAGGAGTTGTTCCGCCGTAAAATCTGGCGTCTGAATGAGCTTGGTTATGCGGCTGTGGATGATGAAACCACACAGGAAACGATGCGCGAACTGAAAGCGAAGGGCTACACCTCTGAGCCTCATGCCGCCGTGGCCTACCGCGCCCTGCGTGATCAGCTCAATCCTGGCGAATACGGTCTGTTCCTCGGCACTGCACACCCGGCGAAGTTTAAAGAGAGCGTGGAGGCGATTCTCAATGAAACGCTGGATCTGCCGAAAGAACTGGCGGAACGTGCGGATCTACCGCTGCTTTCGCAACATCTGCCGGCGGATTTTGCCGCCCTGCGTAAGTTAATGATGACGCGCTAAACATCATGCCCGGTGGCGCTGTCGCTTACCGGGCCTACGAGGCGGTGCGGATGAGTAGGCCGGATAAGGTGTAGCCGCCATCCGGCGAATTGGGCATTACTGCTCGTGACGCTTAAACACCAGTTCGCCATTTCCGGAGGCGGCTTCATCAAAGAAGTAACCTTCGCGGTTAAAGCCGGTGAGCTGTTCAGGCTTCGTCAGGCGGTTTTCAATGATGTAGCGGCTCATCAGGCCGCGCGCCTTTTTGGCGTAGAAGCTGATGACTTTGAACTTGCCGTTTTTCTCGTCGAGGAAGACAGGTTTAATCAATTCGGCGTTCAGTTTCTTCGGTTTCACGGATCGGAAGTATTCATCCGACGCAAGGTTAATCACCACCTGGTCGCCCTGTGCGGCGAGCGCTTCATTGAGCTTGTCGGTAATGATATCGCCCCAGAAATGATACAGATCCTTCCCTTTGGCGTTCTCCAGACGAATGCCCATTTCCAGACGATAAGGCTGCATCAGATCCAGCGGACGCAGTACGCCGTACAGACCTGAGAGCATACGCAAATGCTGCTGGGCGAAATCGAAATCGGCTTCGCTAAAGGTTTCGGCCTGTAATCCGGTATAAACATCGCCTTTGAAGGCCAGAATCGCCTGACGCGCGTTTTCCGGCGTGAAGTCCGGCTGCCAGTCGTGAAAGCGGGTGGCGTTCAGATCGGCAAGTTTGTCGCTGATGCCCATCAGCTTACCGATTTGCGGGGCTGAGAGCGTGCGTGCCACATGAATCAACTGCTGGGAGTGGTCCAGCAGCTCAGGCAGCGTATGGCGCGTTGTCGCCAGCGGGCTCTGGTAGTCGAGCGTTTTTGCAGGTGAAATCAGAATCAGCATGTTCAGTCCTTGCAGGAAATTTACTGCGACTGTAGCAAAAAACACGACTGAATTGATCGATAGTTGCGATTAGTCTCGCGGGATGTCGTCCCAGGCATCTGGCGCCAGTTGCTGTTCGATATCCGGGTAGCGCAGCGGATCAAAGACCGGACGGATACCCAGTTTTCGCTGACGCAAATAATCACTCGCCAGAGTATGTACCACCGGAGAGAGCAGCAATATTGCCGTCAGGTTGGTGATCGCCATGCAGGCCATGATGATATCCGCCAGTTGCCATAACAGCGGGAAGCTAAGCAAGGTTCCGGCCACCACCGTAGAACAGGTGGCAACGCGAAGGATCCAGATGACGCGCTTATTGTCCAGGTTCAGAAAGTACAGGTTGTTTTCCGCGTAGATGTAGTTGACCACAATGGAACTGAAGGCAAACAGAATGACGATGACCGCAACGAAGGCTGCCCCCCAGTCACCGACCAACGTACTCATTGCTTTCTGCACCAGTTGGATCCCTTCCATCGGCGCATAGGTCGTGCCGTTGCCTGCCAGTAAAACCAGCATTGCCGTTGCGCTACAGACGATCAGCGTGTCGATAAAAATCCCGATCATCTGCACAATTCCCTGCGCCGCAGGGTGCGGCGGCCAGGATGATGCCGCGGCAGCGGCGTTAGGCGTTGAGCCCATTCCGGCTTCATTGGAAAACATACTGCGTTGAAAACCGCTGGTGATCGCCTGGCTCAGCGTATACCCCGCCACGCCGCCTGCCGCTTCTTGCCAGCCAAACGCGCTTTTGACGATAGAAATGATGATGTCAGGCAATTGCTCAATGTTGATCAGACACACCACCAGGCTGGTGACCACCCACATCAGCGCCATCACAGGGACAAACCACTGCATCATCCGCGCCACGCCTTTTATCCCCCGGACAATAACCAGCAGGGCGGCAATTGCCATGACAATACCGGTGGCGACCGGAGGGAAATCAAATGCGAATTTGAGGGCGCGGGAGACGGAGTTGGCCTGCACGCTGTTGAACACCAGGCCGTAGGCGATCAGTAAAAAGATGGCGAATAACACGCCCATCCAGCGCATACCTAATCCCCGCGCCATATACCAGGCGGGGCCGCCGCGAAACTGACCGTGGCGATCGCGCTCTTTGTACAGTTGTGCGAGGGCGCACTCAGCAAACGAGGTCGCCATACCGATGATGGCGGCGACCCACATCCAGAACACCGCGCCAGGTCCGCCAGCGGTAATCGCCAGCGCCACGCCCGCCATGTTGCCGCTGCCGATACGGGCGGCAAGGCTGGTACAGAGCGACTGAAACGAGGTCAACCCTCCCGGTTGCGGGTTAATGCTATTTTTCAGACTTCTGCCAACCTGGCGGATATAGCGAAATTGTACGAAGCCTGTGCGCCAGGTAAACCAACACCCTGCACCGAAGAGCAGGTAGATCATTACCGATCCCCAGAGCACATCATTAATAAACGTGAAAAAATCAGGCATTAACATCCCTCTTGTTGCTGCCGGTACGCTGTAACAACCCTGTGTAAGCGTTACCAATTGTCGAATAGTATATACGCTGACGGACAATTGATAGCGGCCGCGTAGTATACATGAGGTTGAGCACCTGAATGGCGCGTCACATCAAGGCGGATCAGAAATTGTCCGCAGATGCCCTCATGGGAATAAGCGCATTGTCTGCGGTTGCGCTGTCACAACGTCGTGTTATCATCAGGGCAGACCGGTTACATCCCCCTAACAAGCTGTTTAAAGAGAAACACTATCATGACGGACAAATTGACCTCCCTTCGTCAGTTCACCACCGTGGTGGCCGACACCGGAGACATCGCGGCAATGAAGCTGTATCAGCCGCAGGATGCCACAACCAACCCTTCTCTCATTCTTAACGCAGCGCAGATCCCGGAATACCGTAAGCTGATTGATGACGCCGTGGCATGGGCTAAGCAGCAGAGCAACGACCGTGCGCAGCAGATTGTTGACGCTACCGACAAACTGGCCGTGAACATCGGTCTGGAGATCCTGAAACTGGTCCCGGGTCGTATCTCCACGGAAGTGGATGCTCGCCTGTCCTATGACACCGACGCGTCTATCGCTAAAGCGAAACGTATCATTAAGCTGTATAACGACGCAGGTATCAGTAACGATCGCATTCTGATCAAACTGGCTTCAACCTGGCAGGGTATCCGTGCAGCAGAACAGCTGGAAAAAGAAGGCATCAACTGTAACCTGACGCTGCTGTTCTCCTTTGCGCAGGCGCGTGCTTGTGCTGAAGCGGGCGTATTCCTGATCTCCCCGTTCGTGGGCCGTATTCTTGACTGGTATAAATCCAATACCGACAAGAAAGAGTATGCGCCGGCGGAAGATCCGGGCGTGGTTTCTGTAACGGAGATCTACGAATACTACAAACAGCACGGCTACGAGACGGTTGTGATGGGCGCAAGCTTCCGTAACATCGGTGAAATCCTTGAGCTGGCTGGCTGCGATCGCCTGACCATCGCACCGGCGCTGCTGAAAGAGTTGGCGGAAAGCGAAGGGGCTATCGAGCGTAAACTGTCCTTCTCTGGCGAAGTGAAAGCGCGTCCGGAACGCATCACTGAGTCTGAGTTCCTGTGGCAGCACAACCAGGATCCAATGGCGGTAGACAAACTGGCGGACGGTATCCGTAAGTTTGCTGTCGACCAGGAAAAACTGGAAAAAATGATCGGCGACCTGCTGTAATCATTGATGCGTGACCGGTACGCCGGTCACGCTACCTCTTCTGAACCCTGTCTGTCCTTCCCTCCGCAGTGTATCATTCTGTTTAACGAGACTGTTTAAACGGAATAATCATGAACACCTTACGTATTGGCTTAGTTTCCATTTCTGACCGCGCCTCCAGCGGTGTCTATCAGGATAAAGGTATTCCGGCGCTGGAAGAGTGGCTATCGACGGCGCTGACCACCCCTTTCGAGGTGCAGACGCGCTTGATTCCTGACGAGCAGGCCATCATCGAACAAACGCTCTGTGAGCTGGTGGACGAGATGAGTTGCCATCTGGTGCTGACCACCGGCGGCACCGGCCCTGCGCGTCGCGATGTGACGCCGGACGCGACCCTTGCGGTTGCCGATCGCCAGATGCCAGGCTTTGGTGAACAGATGCGGCAGATTAGCCTGCACTTTGTGCCGACGGCGATCCTGTCACGCCAGGTTGGGGTGATCCGTAAACAGGCGTTAATCCTCAATTTACCGGGCCAGCCGAAATCCATTAAAGAGACTCTGGAAGGCGTGAAGGATGCCGAAGGGAATGTCGTCGTGGCGGGTATCTTTGCAAGTGTACCGTATTGTATACAGCTCCTTGAAGGGCCGTATGTGGAAACCGCGCCGGAAATTGTAGCATCTTTTCGCCCGAAAAGCGCAAGACGTGAAACAAACGCCTGAAGTTAGTCTTTTCGTAAGATAAGCGGCGGTGAAAGTGGTGTGTTGATTTATTTACGATATAGTAAGTTTTGCTTTACATGTTTCGTTCATAACCACGCTCCACTGACTTATGGTTCGCTATGTCACAACATACACGCCCCCTGAATCGCCAGGATTACAAAACGCTGACGCTGGCCGCCCTTGGCGGCGCGCTTGAGTTTTACGATTTCATTATCTTCGTCTTTTTCGCTGCAGTGGTGGGGGAGTTGTTTTTCCCCGCCGATATTCCCGAATGGCTACGTCAGGTGCAAACCTTTGGCATCTTTGCTGCCGGATATCTGGCGCGTCCGTTAGGCGGCATCATCATGGCGCATTTTGGCGATCTGGTCGGGCGCAAAAAGATGTTTACCCTGAGCATTTTGTTGATGGCGGTTCCCACGCTGGCGATTGGTCTGCTGCCAACGTACGCCTCTATGGGAATTGTCGCGCCGTTATTGTTGCTGCTGATGCGTATTTTGCAGGGGGCGGCGATTGGCGGTGAAGTTCCAGGCGCATGGGTGTTTGTGGCCGAGCACGTTCCCGAACGTCGTATCGGCATTGCCTGCGGGACGCTAACGGCGGGTCTGACGGTGGGGATCCTGCTGGGTTCCGTAGTGGCTACTCAGGTGAATACCCTTTTGACGCAACAGGCCGTGCATGACTATGGCTGGCGAATTCCGTTCCTGTTGGGAGGGATTTTTGGTCTGGTGGCGATGTATTTACGCCGTTGGTTGCAGGAAACACCGGT comes from the Citrobacter amalonaticus genome and includes:
- the thrB gene encoding homoserine kinase; protein product: MVKVYAPASSANMSVGFDVLGAAVTPVDGSLLGDVVTVEAADSFSLNNLGRFADKLPPEPRENIVYQCWERFCQELGKPIPVAMTLEKNMPIGSGLGSSACSVVAALVAMNEHCGKPLNDTRLLAMMGELEGRISGSIHYDNVAPCFLGGMQLMIEENGIISQQVPGFDEWLWVLAYPGIKVSTAEARAILPAQYRRQDCIAHGRHLAGFIHACYSRQPGLAAKLMKDVIAEPYRERLLPGFAQARQAVAEIGALASGISGSGPTLFALCDKTETAQRVADWLGSHYLQNQEGFVHICRLDTAGARVLG
- the thrC gene encoding threonine synthase — protein: MKLYNLKDHNEQVSFAQAVTQGLGKNQGLFFPHELPEFNLTEVDEMLNQDFVSRSAKILSAFIGDEIPQEILEERVRAAFAFPAPVAQVEGDVGCLELFHGPTLAFKDFGGRFMAQMLTHISGDKPVTILTATSGDTGAAVAHAFYGLPNVRVVILYPNGKISPLQEKLFCTLGGNIETVAIDGDFDACQALVKQAFDDEELKVALGLNSANSINISRLLAQICYYFEAVAQLPQEARNQLVVSVPSGNFGDLTAGLLAKSLGLPVKRFIAATNVNDTVPRFLQDGQWAPKATQATLSNAMDVSQPNNWPRVEELFRRKIWRLNELGYAAVDDETTQETMRELKAKGYTSEPHAAVAYRALRDQLNPGEYGLFLGTAHPAKFKESVEAILNETLDLPKELAERADLPLLSQHLPADFAALRKLMMTR
- the yaaA gene encoding peroxide stress protein YaaA; translated protein: MLILISPAKTLDYQSPLATTRHTLPELLDHSQQLIHVARTLSAPQIGKLMGISDKLADLNATRFHDWQPDFTPENARQAILAFKGDVYTGLQAETFSEADFDFAQQHLRMLSGLYGVLRPLDLMQPYRLEMGIRLENAKGKDLYHFWGDIITDKLNEALAAQGDQVVINLASDEYFRSVKPKKLNAELIKPVFLDEKNGKFKVISFYAKKARGLMSRYIIENRLTKPEQLTGFNREGYFFDEAASGNGELVFKRHEQ
- a CDS encoding alanine/glycine:cation symporter family protein; translated protein: MPDFFTFINDVLWGSVMIYLLFGAGCWFTWRTGFVQFRYIRQVGRSLKNSINPQPGGLTSFQSLCTSLAARIGSGNMAGVALAITAGGPGAVFWMWVAAIIGMATSFAECALAQLYKERDRHGQFRGGPAWYMARGLGMRWMGVLFAIFLLIAYGLVFNSVQANSVSRALKFAFDFPPVATGIVMAIAALLVIVRGIKGVARMMQWFVPVMALMWVVTSLVVCLINIEQLPDIIISIVKSAFGWQEAAGGVAGYTLSQAITSGFQRSMFSNEAGMGSTPNAAAAASSWPPHPAAQGIVQMIGIFIDTLIVCSATAMLVLLAGNGTTYAPMEGIQLVQKAMSTLVGDWGAAFVAVIVILFAFSSIVVNYIYAENNLYFLNLDNKRVIWILRVATCSTVVAGTLLSFPLLWQLADIIMACMAITNLTAILLLSPVVHTLASDYLRQRKLGIRPVFDPLRYPDIEQQLAPDAWDDIPRD
- the tal gene encoding transaldolase, with protein sequence MTDKLTSLRQFTTVVADTGDIAAMKLYQPQDATTNPSLILNAAQIPEYRKLIDDAVAWAKQQSNDRAQQIVDATDKLAVNIGLEILKLVPGRISTEVDARLSYDTDASIAKAKRIIKLYNDAGISNDRILIKLASTWQGIRAAEQLEKEGINCNLTLLFSFAQARACAEAGVFLISPFVGRILDWYKSNTDKKEYAPAEDPGVVSVTEIYEYYKQHGYETVVMGASFRNIGEILELAGCDRLTIAPALLKELAESEGAIERKLSFSGEVKARPERITESEFLWQHNQDPMAVDKLADGIRKFAVDQEKLEKMIGDLL
- the mog gene encoding molybdopterin adenylyltransferase, with the translated sequence MNTLRIGLVSISDRASSGVYQDKGIPALEEWLSTALTTPFEVQTRLIPDEQAIIEQTLCELVDEMSCHLVLTTGGTGPARRDVTPDATLAVADRQMPGFGEQMRQISLHFVPTAILSRQVGVIRKQALILNLPGQPKSIKETLEGVKDAEGNVVVAGIFASVPYCIQLLEGPYVETAPEIVASFRPKSARRETNA